One genomic segment of Sminthopsis crassicaudata isolate SCR6 chromosome 2, ASM4859323v1, whole genome shotgun sequence includes these proteins:
- the AGRP gene encoding agouti-related protein isoform X1 produces MEEDISKDKERDKDKFIATMLNALLLSWAVLQGFPTTLGAQSTQQYPDAIGSRLSRSSQALYPGLLHSAPDASLGLSGPGTQPELEQMASELAEESLLQDAEALAPGMPGPMSREDRSPRRCVRLLESCLGHQVPCCDPCATCYCRFFNSFCYCRKLSTNYPCSRN; encoded by the exons ATGGAAGAGGATATCTCCAAGGACAAAGAAAGGGACAAGGACAAATTCATAGCG ACCATGCTGAATGCTTTGCTGCTGAGCTGGGCCGTGCTGCAGGGATTTCCCACCACCCTGGGTGCCCAGAGCACTCAGCAATACCCAGATGCCATCGGCTCCAGACTGAGTAGGTCTAGTCAAGCTCTGTACCCTGGGCTCCTGCACTCAGCCCCTGATGCCTCTCTGGGACTCTCAG GCCCTGGGACACAGCCAGAACTGGAGCAGATGGCCTCAGAGCTGGCCGAAGAATCCCTCCTGCAGGACGCTGAGGCTCTGGCCCCTGGG ATGCCGGGGCCCATGAGCCGCGAGGACCGCTCGCCCCGCCGCTGCGTTCGCCTCCTCGAGTCCTGCCTGGGTCACCAAGTCCCCTGCTGCGACCCGTGCGCCACCTGCTACTGCCGCTTCTTTAACTCCTTCTGCTACTGCCGCAAGCTCAGCACCAACTACCCCTGCAGCCGCAACTAG
- the AGRP gene encoding agouti-related protein isoform X2, translating to MEEDISKDKERDKDKFIATMLNALLLSWAVLQGFPTTLGAQSTQQYPDAIGSRLSRSSQALYPGLLHSAPDASLGLSGPGTQPELEQMASELAEESLLQDAEALAPGGNEGRGSFDGDEVPSGSKPRNVGISPFSFLPGLESVARLAA from the exons ATGGAAGAGGATATCTCCAAGGACAAAGAAAGGGACAAGGACAAATTCATAGCG ACCATGCTGAATGCTTTGCTGCTGAGCTGGGCCGTGCTGCAGGGATTTCCCACCACCCTGGGTGCCCAGAGCACTCAGCAATACCCAGATGCCATCGGCTCCAGACTGAGTAGGTCTAGTCAAGCTCTGTACCCTGGGCTCCTGCACTCAGCCCCTGATGCCTCTCTGGGACTCTCAG GCCCTGGGACACAGCCAGAACTGGAGCAGATGGCCTCAGAGCTGGCCGAAGAATCCCTCCTGCAGGACGCTGAGGCTCTGGCCCCTGGG GGAAACGAGGGCAGAGGAAGTTTTGATGGAGATGAGGTCCCTTCCGGTTCTAAACCTAGAAATGTTGGgatctcccctttttccttcctgcCGGGACTTGAGTCAGTAGCCAGGCTGGCGGCCTGA